Proteins encoded by one window of Oligoflexus sp.:
- a CDS encoding tRNA (cytidine(34)-2'-O)-methyltransferase: MKPGHPQICLFQPEIPQNTGSIGRLAAATSCRLHLIKPFGFGTSDKNLRRPGLDYWPFLDLEIHDSIDPLVQAYPGRVAFFSKFATKLYNEMPVDTEVLVFGRETSGFPPEFHERFKDQLYRIPMFHPHVRSLNLANACSIVVYDLLQRRGLFA, from the coding sequence ATGAAACCAGGACACCCGCAGATCTGTCTTTTTCAACCCGAGATTCCCCAGAACACCGGCAGCATCGGTCGCCTGGCGGCCGCCACCTCGTGCCGCCTGCATCTGATCAAGCCCTTCGGCTTTGGCACCAGCGATAAAAATCTACGGCGCCCGGGGCTCGATTACTGGCCGTTTTTGGACCTGGAAATCCATGACAGCATAGATCCATTGGTGCAGGCTTATCCCGGCCGCGTGGCCTTTTTTTCCAAGTTTGCCACCAAACTTTATAACGAGATGCCCGTTGATACGGAGGTCCTGGTTTTCGGCCGTGAGACATCGGGCTTTCCGCCGGAATTTCACGAGCGCTTCAAAGACCAGCTTTACCGCATCCCGATGTTCCATCCTCATGTGCGCAGTTTGAATCTGGCCAACGCCTGCTCGATCGTGGTTTACGATCTCTTGCAGCGCCGCGGCCTCTTTGCTTGA
- a CDS encoding CPBP family intramembrane glutamic endopeptidase, which produces MQDQNDAGNETSNIEQMGNFVLSSSVFYVGMAGVGAMVSLYRHHSLKKILTLPAEMPALATLVGLGFLGAAVLLIANYLFEEQFPSFKIFRHVLMQMIGSATIPVALYLAFISAIGEELLFRAAVQPVLGLIGTSLLFGLLHLGPQGLISVWTLWAIISGLMLGWMFDSTGNLWPSLICHFLVNAVSMLTLRIQYRRFVATHSKQKANKA; this is translated from the coding sequence ATGCAAGATCAAAATGACGCTGGCAACGAGACCAGTAACATCGAACAGATGGGTAACTTTGTACTGTCCTCCTCGGTGTTCTATGTGGGAATGGCCGGCGTTGGCGCGATGGTCAGTCTTTACCGCCATCATTCTCTGAAAAAGATCCTGACGCTGCCAGCCGAGATGCCGGCTCTGGCGACCCTCGTGGGTCTTGGATTTTTGGGTGCCGCAGTCCTTTTGATTGCGAATTATCTGTTCGAAGAGCAGTTTCCATCTTTCAAGATTTTTCGTCATGTGCTGATGCAGATGATCGGCAGCGCGACGATTCCTGTCGCGCTTTATTTAGCCTTTATTTCAGCCATCGGCGAGGAACTTTTATTCCGCGCGGCGGTGCAGCCCGTCCTTGGCCTGATCGGGACCTCGCTGCTCTTTGGTCTTTTGCACCTGGGACCGCAGGGTCTGATTTCGGTGTGGACCTTGTGGGCGATCATCTCGGGTCTGATGCTGGGCTGGATGTTCGATTCCACGGGCAACCTTTGGCCTTCCCTCATTTGCCACTTCCTGGTGAACGCGGTTTCCATGCTGACCCTTCGAATCCAATACCGCCGCTTTGTGGCAACCCATAGCAAACAAAAAGCCAACAAAGCATGA